The genomic window ttaaaaaaatagctcctTGCAGCTGAAAAATAATGCATGAAAATTATGATTCCTCATTTTCTTAACAGGAAATAGATACTCATCAAATGTGAGGGACATTTTCCTAAATCACACAATCAGGGAGTTTCAGATCAGGACTTGAAACTCTATTCCCTGGCTTCCTCTGTCACAGCTCTGTAATATTTTGCAATAATCCCTGATATTTGAAATGAATAGAGGTAgttcagagggaaatttatgaGGCTACAGCTGGAGAAGtgcaaattatataattaatgacTATTTCTTTAACAAAGGTACATCAtgcatatattattaaaattgaaagaaattaagaaaactataaaatgacCTACGTGAAACATATGGATAAAATTATTAACTTCTTGAAGTGTTTGATTCAATTTTTCCTAATTGTACAAGACAGATTATCTTTTGTAGGATTCTGGTGGTCTTCATGAAGAAAAATTTACCTTGATTTTAGTTCTTCCATCCGTGAAGTGAGAAATCCTGTTACCTAACCCTTGTCCTGGTAGTTGGGACTTTCAGTAGTGGCCAGTggtcaaaatattttgtaacttcATTAGAAATCTATATTCAATGGCATGTTAAACTCATTGAAGAAAATTTATTCCCTGAGCTCCCCTTGTCTTATAAATGGTGAAACACTTATAGAGTATTAGTCCTTTTATGATAATGAGTCAGTATTCAGTTAATTCTTGCAAAGTATCAGATGTACATAtcaatactgaaatattttatatggaTATTTTAATTGGTTTCCCACAAGAATCCCATGTGGTAGGTGCtagtattattactattttcataaaaaaaaaacaaggctcAGAGAATATGCAATTTGTCTAATATTATTCAACTGTTAAGAAGTGGGCCACACATTAGAATTCATTTAGTCTAACTCAAGTACCCTCACTTAACATAATAACTTGCCTCCCTAGTGGAGACAATTGCTAATTTATTTTAGGAGTTAAAGATTAGTTAGTCTTGTTTTCTAAGAAACATTTCTGTGTGATTAAGGAAACCAAGAAGACCCTGAAAATCAGAGTttagtttgggttttattttatttttttcattttttaaaaattcctttttagaGATTATGGTAAGGCAGGATGGACATTAGTCTCTTAACTGTCTCTTTTAGGATGCTCTCCAGCCTAGATTTTTCAAATGAACTTGTAGTAGAGCTGATGTTTTCAGTTAATTAGCAGCTTTAACTATGATGTCTTTTCAGTTGAGCCCATCACATATCAGATATCTTTCATGTAGCACACCCTAATTCTTCTCTTACAAATGCATTGTTTCCTTCCATTACAACTTGTAATAAGAATCAGTGTTAGTTCAGCAAAACAAGGAGCCATGAGAAATCAGAGTCttcaataataatagctattagGTTTAACAAATGATCTTGGAAATTATTTAAATCCTATTAGAATTACCAAAGTATAACTAGACTTTTTAATGCTGATATGAAAACCAAATCCAGATATGTGTAAGAAGAGATACAGATATTAGTATAAATATAGATCCATATACAAATGTGTTTCCTGCTTCTTTATACCGACTATCTCCTTGTGGAGCAGAGTGAGGGTGATAGAAATGCATtagtctgtttacatttttttaatgacaattgATGGCATATAATGATTGCAGAATAACATCCATGTCTATATTTACTAAAGTAATTGAGGAAATGATGAACCTAATGAGAAACAAGTTATATGTGTTTCCTGAATTCCAGTAAAGAATTGtggtttatatattattttaatttcatttattatgtattgTATTCTTAAACCATGTTACCAAACAATGAGctttaaaatgaacttttactgaagtatagtcaattcacAATGTCGTGTTAAATTCTGCTGCatatcatagtgattcagttgtacatacatataaacatattcctattcatagtctttttcactataggattttacaatgtattaaatatagtttcctgcagGGGGAAATTAACTTTAAGTATGCAAGTAATAACTGATATACACTGTCTTTAGTAAAGAAATCAAGATACTGTACACCACTATATCCCCTTTGATCATCACTTTATTTCTGAGAAGTGACTCTTTCCTTCCACATGTTTTCCTATTACTTTACAAACACAGAGGGTCTCATAGAAACTACATGGTATTCAgtgggtgtgattttttttttaacatacaaatcCTCATACtgtgcattttattatattttccatttaaaaaatatcttagtGATTCATATCATAGTAGATGTGCCACATGGATCAAACATTAAAATTTCTGCCTAGTTTTTCATTATAAGAACATACCACAccttattttcattgtatttggAGGTAgttagattatttccattttctaaattgGAACAATTCTGCAATAAATAACCTTCTGCATGCTCTGTGGGAAGATTCCACTGGGTCACTTATCAAAATGTTATATGGagaggttttttaattttatttttacaaaattgatGAGTGAGGATAGTATCTCATTGTTTAATCtgaatttctctgatttttatgaGATTGACTATTTTTATCTATATCCTATTGGCTAATGGTAACTTCCTCTCCATATGTTGCCTAGAAAAAAAGGTTATGTTCTTTTAGAAATTGAGTTACTCAtctttatgtttttgatttgtaggATTTATATTTGCTCtcattttgttactttttgaAATACTTTGTCCATATGGGATATTGTCATACAGAAAAGgtaaatgtattatatttttcttcatgaatttGATTTAgtgctttgcttaaaaaaaaagtccctatcctaaagtaaaaatcatttctgattaattctcaaatattttttctagttttgtttgaTACATTTGTATCTTCCAACCATCTGGAATACAACTTTTTGAGCCTTGtgagatatttttttcctatagagGGAAATTCAAAGTCCTAACACTAGTTACTGAAAAGTCTATTATTTCACATCAATTTAAAAGTTCAAATTAAACTTagaataaattcatatatatatgaaaaaacatatataaaatatgtttatatattgacTGTGTTCAAGTCTAGTGATCTGTCTTTCCCAACAGCTTAATTGCCATTGTTATATAATGTACTTAAGCCTTGAAAGGTAGGTGTattctttttgtgcttttttaaaaatatatattattttctgtatcttttttttaactgaagtatagttgatttataatgtgttaatttctggtgtacagcatagtgattcagttatacatatatatatatatactttttcatattattttcattataggctattagaagatattgaatataattccctgcactgtacagtaggatcttgttgcttatctattttatatatggtagttagtatctgccaatcaTGAACTCTCAATTTTCtcctaagcaaagtaagccaaaaagagaaagaaaagtacaatatgatatcacttttatgtggaatctaaaaaaaaacaatgacacaaattaacttatttaaaaatagaaacagactcatatttGCCAGGGAGGAAACAGTGAATGGTGATGGGTAAATTGGAAATTTGGGATTTGGAGGtaccttttgttctttcttttaataagttAGGTTAACTACTTTGAATATTAACTCTTTCTGAATTTTGGAATCAGATTATCAAATTTCATGAAAAACTTTGTTagaacttttgttttaattattgagtACATTgattaatttaggaaaaattgactttttaaaaagtcagttggAGTAAAGTTCAGTGTTCAATTACTATTATAACTGCTCATAAACAGACTGACAAATGCTCTCAATGTGTaggttttatcttttatataaaactgaatttagTAGTTTTTTGATACATTTTAGATCAGGTTGCAGAAAGGAAGTAAGGGATTTGTGTTATATTTTGCACCaaagaaatatttcctttttaactaAAATATTCAAGGATTTGTTCCCATGAAGTATAATGAGACTGGGAAGAAAAGTGATTCAATTCAAAGAGATACAAGGTGATGGAAAGAGATTGAGTGAAAAAGAATCTTCATATGCAATCTGCCCCTCCAAGGGTGACGTCATAAAAGGATGTGTCAGAAAGTGTGACTGAAGGGCAAGAATGATGAGATCTCCTGGGTTAGACTGGAAAATGACCTGGGGAATAAGGTTGATTTCAGGAAGCCATAAATATGCCAGAAGACCATACAATGGGGCTACCTTTTCCCCAAAATTCTGATTCTTGCTTTATCTcttccttgatttttaaatgttcagggAAAAGTCTCTTAATGCATTATCTGAAATTATCATCCAGAGgatcaatatttaaaattatgacatCACGAAGTCTAATGACATGACTGAGCTTTCAGGATTTAGCACAGATTTAGTGACTGGGAAGGGCTAAGACTTATAGGGTCCTTCTTGCCCTTGAAGAACCGATCACGTCAGTGCTGTTTCATATATACCAGAGATTCAAACATCACCCTTAAGGGACAATACTGAAATTGCATCCCCAAATTGACTCCCAAAACTTTGAGTGTTTCATCTTTTAAATACTCATCCTGCTGATCTTGGTAAGTGCGAGACTTTGGAATTTATCGTAATTACAGTGAGTTAATTATTTGTGCTGTTGGCGTCTCTGCGTGTCTGCTCTAATGAACTTTACTTATGGGTAGAGTTTGTGTGTATTTTGTACACTGTTGTACCCTCAGTGCTGATTATAGTGATTGTTTCATATGAAACAATcaatatgtatttactgaaaaaatgaatgacttttaaaataaatcatttcaaaaaGTTGCATGTTTCAGATATACTAACATCCCCCTCTAAATGCTTACACCCACAGAAGCAATGGGACATAAAAACATCACAAAATTCATCCTCCTGGGGGCTTTTCAGTGATGACAATGTGAAGGTCACCTGCTGTGTGTTGTCCTCACTTTGCTATATTGCGATGTTCTCTGGAAATCTGCTCATTCTTCTCACCATCAGGGGAAGCCGCCTCAGAGAGCAgcccatgtactttttcctcagCTACTTGTCCTTCACGGATGTCTGCTTTACCTCCACCATGGCCCCCAAGCTGATCACTGACTTACTGGCCCAGCAGAAGACCATCTCCTACAACAGCTGCATGGCCCACATGTTTTATGCTCACTTCTTTGGTGCCACTGAGATCTTCATCTTGGTGGCCATGACCTATGAACACTACACAGCCATCTGCAGACCACTTCAGTACATGGTCATCATGAACAGACAGGTGTGCTATGGCCTCATAATGGCATCTGCTGTCGGCGCCTTTGTCCATTCCATCATGCAAGTATTGATTATTATCCAGCTTCTGTTCTGTGGCCCCAGTCAGATAGACCACTATTTTTGTGGCATATTCCCCTTGCTGAAGCTGGCCTGTACCGACATTAGTCTGTTGGTAAttgcaatcatcaccaccacaGGGGTGCTGTCCATTTTAACCTTTGTTGCCTTGGTAATCTCTTACATCATCATCCTGTGGACCTGCTCCTCTGAGGGCTTCCGCAAATCCGTCTCCACCTATGGCTCACATATCACTGTTGTGTTCACTTTATTCTTGCCCCTCATCTTCACCTATGTCCCCATGGCTGCTTCTGTCAGTAATGACAAGATTTTTGCCTTGTTTTACACTATGACTGCCCCCATGTTCAACCCTCTTATCTACACCCTGAGAAACACAGACATGAGGAATGCCATGAGGAAAGTGTGGTGATGGGATAAACTCTCTCAAGGGAGATTAAGCCTCTGGTGTTTGCACCCTTTGCTGGACTGGGCTCTAATCACAGAATCTGTAACGTTGACAAATCTTTTAGGTGCAGATAGGTGGTGTGCTGTCATCAAAAGCTGCAAGCCATGAAGACAGATGACCCCTCAGGCAAGTTCAAGTGCCTGATGCACCATGAGactaaagaaactgaaacattggagtttggagcagagaaagtttattgcagggccaagaaaggagaatgaagtGGCTTATGCCCAAGAAAACTTTGAACTCCCCAAAGGTTTCAATAAAGCAtattaaaggccaggtaagggaggaggGGTGCAGGGTATATGATTAGCTCATGCatagttctctgattggttgatgttgaagTAACAGGGctgtcaacactatcaacccctaggtgccagaaggtctggggctgCATGCTCATGATCATCAGGTAGTTAACTTCtcccctttggtggtggtttttagcacctgaaaaactcaggaaatctaTAGGAGATACTATTACCTGGGTTCTTCAGAGctgagctacagcagaggatatgggggagggccctgtcctgggaaggccccacaagATCCTGCTTGGTTACcaatttctgtcactttaattttcTGAGACTGTGTACAAGGGGAGTGGAtctgatgatctccagatcccttccagctctgacactctGGAACTTGTGACTGACATTCTGGAATGTTCTGCCCTTCATAACCCTGACAGATGGGCATCAGAGAACTCTTGTCAGGGCAAATTGTAAAGGCAGCATGGTCTGGCAATTGTGACCTCCTTTAGGAAACAGATACCCTGACTGCAACATCTCTCACAGAGTGGCCCTAAAAACTTCCATAGTTTTGAGGTTTccactcaataatttttaaaaatgccaaaaattttacaagtgttttatactttaattttttttacattaacaaATCACTCTTCTAAAATAATTCAATAGAATGTAATAAGACTGAGGTGCCAACTGATGCCTGCTGAGGCCCTttgactccccccacccccaccagcttcTGGCCCTTAGGCATCGTCCTGCTCCTCTTTGGGAGGTAAATTTCTGACTGCTGTTTAGCACAGTTAACAGCTGGGAAATGGGAAATGACTAGCCTCACCGTAGCTCAGGCTGACCTGTCACAGTTCATGTCTCCGCCTTATCAGAATCATAAATTCCACTACCTTCATTTGTCAGCCCGTGTCTCCATTTTACTGGAGTTGTAAATCTACTATCCTCCTGTGTAACACAGTCCCTCACCTCAATTACAGCCAATCAGAAGGCTGTTCCCCTACTTCTTTATGTTCACAACCCCTTCCCCAATAAAAGAATCTGCACATTCCTCCTGGAGGACACGCAGGCACCTCTTGCCTGTATGACCCGCTGCTGCCTATAGGAACATAACAATTAAACCTTTTCCTTGCTCTTAAACACCTCCCTTTCTGATAAATTCTTCTTACCAACTCACATCACTGGCCCCACCAACTATCTCCCAACAAATAATACTCACACTATACTTCCAGAAGTTGTTCTAATTAATACTCAGTACTTTATTGGTGGTAATTAGAAGTTTCAAAATGGATAATGAACATTTGTTCAATCCCATAAATGTAATTCTATGATTATAAttatcatctctttttaaaagtcttcatgAGTAAGCAAACTGACAGTCTTTGTAAATGTGCAATTTGGAAAATCTCCCAGTATGTGAAAGGCCATGAATTTGAGAAGGCACATAGCTAAAGAGATGGGTGTTTTGGGATGCCTTTTGTCAGTCCTCACTGTTCCTCATGCTGATAGtatattttgatgttttcttcCATCATGCATACTATGCAAATCTGTCTCATTTCCACTCAGGCAGGACCTCATATTAGGGAGAAATAAGGGAGATTAGACTAAGACACAGGTATAACCAACTGGAAAGCATAAGCTAAAATCACTTTTGGTACATTGAGGTGTTTCTTTAATTTATACAAGAATCCTCAAGCCTTATGGATTGGAAGAGACTTCTGATGTCATCTAGGATCACCTGAGACCTGGAGGCTGGAGTCACCAAAGTATCAAGAAGGTGCCTCAGGACCCCCATGTCTACAGCTTGATCGTGCTATCCACGGATCAAGTCTCGGTGATCTTCTTGACAAGAGTCACCCCTAGTGAAACTGGGGAGAGTCTGAGTTGCCGT from Camelus dromedarius isolate mCamDro1 chromosome 35, mCamDro1.pat, whole genome shotgun sequence includes these protein-coding regions:
- the LOC135320024 gene encoding olfactory receptor 4P4-like; amino-acid sequence: MFSGNLLILLTIRGSRLREQPMYFFLSYLSFTDVCFTSTMAPKLITDLLAQQKTISYNSCMAHMFYAHFFGATEIFILVAMTYEHYTAICRPLQYMVIMNRQVCYGLIMASAVGAFVHSIMQVLIIIQLLFCGPSQIDHYFCGIFPLLKLACTDISLLVIAIITTTGVLSILTFVALVISYIIILWTCSSEGFRKSVSTYGSHITVVFTLFLPLIFTYVPMAASVSNDKIFALFYTMTAPMFNPLIYTLRNTDMRNAMRKVW